A region of Trichoplusia ni isolate ovarian cell line Hi5 chromosome 23, tn1, whole genome shotgun sequence DNA encodes the following proteins:
- the LOC113504717 gene encoding serine/threonine-protein phosphatase 5: MADNEEITGPISQEDIEAADKLKNEANEYFKKQSYNNAIELYSKAIEKNPKNAVYFANRSIANMRLENFGYALSDASKAIELDRSYTKAYYRRAAAYMSLGKYKLALKDFEYVTKVRPNDQDAKMKYNECNKVVKKIAFEKAISVDKKEVNIADSINLDAMTIEDEYEGPALEDGKVTLKFVTELMEFYKQQKKLHKKYAYKILIDVKSYLQKQPSLVDIKVPDENKFTVCGDIHGQYYDLMNIFKLNGLPSEANPYLFNGDFVDRGSFSVECIFTLFSFKLLFPDHFYMSRGNHETLDMNRMYGFRGEVTSKYTSQMADLFTEVYNWLPLAHCINNRVLVMHGGLFSKDDVTLDDIRKVDRNKQPPEDGIMCELLWSDPQPMEGRAPSKRGVGCQFGPDVTHAFLARNGLDYIIRSHEVKNDGYDYAHNGKCITVFSAPNYCDTMGNLGAFITMNGKDLKPNMTTYQAVPHPDVKPMAYANSFFNMLCQ, from the exons ATGGCTGATAACGAAGAAATTACCGGGCCCATCTCCCAAGAGGACATAGAGGCAGCGGATAAACTGAAAAATGAagcaaatgaatattttaaaa AACAAAGTTACAATAATGCGATTGAGTTGTACTCAAAAGCAATAGAAAAGAATCCGAAGAATGCGGTGTACTTTGCGAATAGGAGTATAGCGAACATGAGGCTGGAGAATTTCGGGTATGCCTTGAGCGACGCGTCGAAGGCGATAGAACTTGATAGGTCTTATACTAAGGCTTACTACAGAAGGGCTGCGGCTTACATGTCCCTAGGAAAGTACAAACTAGCGCTTAAGGATTTTGAATAT GTAACCAAAGTAAGGCCAAATGACCAGGATGCTAAGATGAAATATAATGAATGCAATAAAGTAGTTAAGAAAATTGCCTTTGAAAAAGCAATCTCCGTTGATAAAAAGGAGGTGAACATTGCTGATTCTATCAACTTGGATGCTAtga CTATCGAAGATGAATACGAGGGTCCAGCTCTGGAAGATGGAAAAGTTACGCTCAAGTTTGTCACCGAATTAATGGAGTTTTATAAGCAGCAGAAAAAGTTACACAAGAAATATGCTTACAAG ATTCTAATCGACGTGAAATCCTACCTTCAAAAGCAGCCATCGTTGGTAGACATCAAAGTGCCAGATGAGAACAAGTTCACCGTCTGCGGAGACATCCACGGCCAGTACTATGACCTGATGAACATCTTCAAGCTGAATGGTCTGCCTTCGGAGGCCAACCCGTACCTGTTCAATGGAGACTTTGTAGACCGGGGATCCTTCAGTGTGGAATGCATCTTTACACTATTCAGTTTCAAGTTGTTGTTCCCTGATCATTTCTATATGTCTAGGG GCAACCATGAAACTCTAGACATGAACCGCATGTACGGTTTCCGAGGCGAAGTCACATCGAAGTATACATCACAGATGGCCGACCTGTTCACTGAAGTGTACAACTGGTTGCCGCTGGCCCACTGCATCAACAACAGGGTATTGGTCATGCACGGAGGACTGTTCTCCAAGGATGACGTCACTCTCGATGACATTAGGAAGGTTGATAGGAATAAGCAGCCTCCTGAGGATG GTATAATGTGCGAGCTGCTGTGGTCGGACCCGCAGCCCATGGAGGGCCGCGCGCCGTCCAAGCGCGGCGTGGGCTGCCAGTTCGGGCCTGACGTCACGCACGCCTTCCTCGCGCGCAACGGACTCGACTACATCATCCGCAGTCACGAGGTCAAGAACGACGGGTACGATTACGCGCACAACGGGAAGTGTATCACTGTCTTCTCTGCGCCTAATTACTG tgATACAATGGGCAACCTCGGTGCTTTCATCACAATGAACGGCAAAGACTTGAAACCTAATATGACAACTTATCAAGCTGTG CCACATCCAGACGTGAAGCCAATGGCGTACGCGAACTCGTTCTTCAACATGCTCTGCCAGTGA